From one Acipenser ruthenus chromosome 21, fAciRut3.2 maternal haplotype, whole genome shotgun sequence genomic stretch:
- the LOC117428453 gene encoding secretory carrier-associated membrane protein 5-like, translating to MAEKIDNFPPLPGFIPLKPCFYQDFNEIPEQHRTMAKRLYHLWMLNSITLAMNLIGCLAWMCGGGGAVNFGMAILWLILFTPCSYVCWFRPIYKAFKSDSSFNFMAFFFVFMAQTVISIIQAVGIPGWGVCGWIATISFFGTNAVSAVFMLIPTIMFTAVAVISFIALTKVHNFYRGSGGSMSKAQDEWTTGAWKNPHVQQAAQNAAMGAAQGAMVPPPGEAQYSSTPNYSYENQM from the exons ATGGCAG AGAAAATCGACAATTTCCCCCCTCTGCCTGGGTTCATTCCCCTGAAGCCATGCTTCTACCAAGACTTCAATGAGATTCCTGAGCAGCACCGCACCATGGCCAAGCGTCTGTATCACCTCTGGATGT TGAACAGCATCACTCTGGCAATGAATCTGATTGGCTGCCTGGCATGGATGTGTGGCGGAGGAGGAGCTGTCAATTTCGGAATGGCTATTCTGTGGCTCATCCTCTTCACTCCCTGCTCCTATGTGTGCTGGTTTAGGCCCATTTACAAAGCCTTCAA GTCAGACAGTTCCTTTAATTTCATGGCCTTTTTCTTCGTTTTTATGGCTCAGACGGTAATCAGCATCATCCAGGCTGTTGGTATCCCGGGCTGGGGGGTCTG CGGATGGATAGCGACAATCTCATTTTTCGGCACTAATGCTGTCTCTGCAGTGTTCATGTTGATCCCAACTATAATGTTCACAGCTGTTGCTGTCATCTCTTTTATAGCTCTCACTAAG GTGCACAACTTCTACCGCGGCTCCGGGGGCAGCATGAGCAAGGCCCAGGATGAGTGGACCACGGGGGCCTGGAAGAACCCTCACGTGCAGCAGGCAGCCCAGAACGCAGCCATGGGGGCGGCACAGGGAGCCATGGTACCACCACCCGGGGAGGCTCAGTACTCCTCCACCCCCAACTACTCCTATGAGAACCAGATGTAG